The DNA window TACAGTATTATGCAATATTGTTGTTTCCCTCTTGTAGATTCCTCGGGGAGACTTCTAGCACATTCTATATACCTAATATCGTCATAATCTTTATCAAATGATGGAAGCTCAACAATTATCACATGATTCACATTTATCTCAATTTTTATTCAACCTGTCTCTTTCTACTTATATTACCCATCTTCTATTTTTCGAGAAGTGGTCTggatttttcagtttttttttttaagtattttttctccagaAAGTGTAAGGTCTAAACTAGAATAGCCATTATAATAGGTATTTCGTAGGATTAAGCGGATCAAAAATACATCAAATAAGCGGCTCAGAAAACTCTACAATACGGAAGCTTAATGCATCGCAAATCATTAAGAAGAGCTAGCGCAAACACATCTCTGGCCCCCTATCGAAAACAAGTTATTAGTAACGCACGCAATAAGCCAGGCCTTTTCTCTAAAAttaaatctttcttttctcaaaaCGACTCAACTAAGACAGGTACAGGGACTAGAATTGCCAATACAAAATCAGGCAATAAGGTCCCTGATAGGAGAATTTCTAGTATGCCTGGAggatatttttattcaaatacaTCCACAGATTACCATTTCAACCGCTCTGGGGCGGTCTCTTCCCTGAAAGAAGATAGTGATGACGTTGAGAATAACGAGGAACAGTGTGATGAAACCCGTGAAGCGAATATATCCAATGCCCAACTcgcaaatttttttagtaaGAAAGGTAATGAGCCTTTATCAGAAATTGAAATAGAGGGCGTGATGTCATTGTTgcaaaaatcaaataaatCCATGAATACCTCGAAAAGAGGGCAAAAGTCATCAGAAAGCAGTAATGCTGATCATTCACTTATTTTAAAAGAGTCAGGAAGTACACCAATTAGTGTATCCAATGCGCCAACTTTCAATCCAAAATATGACACTACTACCGTTTCGAATGCTTCAATGAATACCACTTTGGGAACCATTGGCTCAAGGAAATACAGTTTCAACTATTCCAGCCTTCCTTCACCTTACAAGACGACCGTTTATAGATACAGCGCAGCAAAAAAGATCTCCGATACATACACAGCAAACACATCCGTTCAAAGTGCAGTTTCTGCAAAATCAACGAGAGCCGGTGTCACAAAGCCAACTtctaccaaaaaaatgagtaACACAGCTGCAGCGTTGGTTTCTCTCTTAgatgaaaaagatattAAGAGGAGTAATCCTGTTTCAGAGCTCGCCAATCCGTACTCTTCATACGTAAGCCAAATACGCAAACACAAGAAGGAGTTCCCAAGTATCGTATCAAGACAAGAAGACAGTCAAGAGCCTAAAACCAAAGCTTTATCCGAAAAGCTTCCTGAAGGAATTGAAGAATCAGTGAAGCAGTCTAACAATGTCAAAATTTCTCCACCTGCTCCAAGTAAAGACTCCTTTGCTAAATACAAACCCGCGAGATCTTCGTCCTTACGCTCGAATGTTGTAGTGGCTGAGACCTCCCccgaaaagaaggaaagtGTTGTAAAACCCCCTTCCTCTACattcaacttttcttttatcgGCG is part of the Saccharomyces kudriavzevii IFO 1802 strain IFO1802 genome assembly, chromosome: 1 genome and encodes:
- the NUP60 gene encoding FG-nucleoporin NUP60 (similar to Saccharomyces cerevisiae NUP60 (YAR002W); ancestral locus Anc_4.125); translation: MHRKSLRRASANTSLAPYRKQVISNARNKPGLFSKIKSFFSQNDSTKTGTGTRIANTKSGNKVPDRRISSMPGGYFYSNTSTDYHFNRSGAVSSLKEDSDDVENNEEQCDETREANISNAQLANFFSKKGNEPLSEIEIEGVMSLLQKSNKSMNTSKRGQKSSESSNADHSLILKESGSTPISVSNAPTFNPKYDTTTVSNASMNTTLGTIGSRKYSFNYSSLPSPYKTTVYRYSAAKKISDTYTANTSVQSAVSAKSTRAGVTKPTSTKKMSNTAAALVSLLDEKDIKRSNPVSELANPYSSYVSQIRKHKKEFPSIVSRQEDSQEPKTKALSEKLPEGIEESVKQSNNVKISPPAPSKDSFAKYKPARSSSLRSNVVVAETSPEKKESVVKPPSSTFNFSFIGAKNVEPAKDEYNNGNAPPTPSKEFNFTKLHTKPKTELTKGDFIPVEGDFSVTPQKNVSNSFVFNSVQKKPQSILPYQNDNKIKSIDASVKSDIPKSDLEEFDFNIPVSSKLLGNGSVDENKVEAFKSLYTF